The genomic stretch atttagctgtggtgtacctcctgagtgtgctgggatgctttctggccagtttggggtgatttggagcaagtttggtcggccatgcggccgacgtgatgttggttgtttgccaaacatgttttttccatccagccattttgtgtgtcaggcattttgtgtgtcagccattttgtgtgtcagccactttgtgtgtgtcagccattttgtgtgtgtcagccattttgtgtgtcagccattttgtgtgtgtcagccattttgtgtgtgtcagccattttgtgtatcagccattttgtgtgtgtcagccactttgtgtgtgtcagccattttgtgtgtgtcagccattttgtgtgttttggtcctgcttgagaactggggtcccagcaacatgatgtgattgcatttaattatgtaatgtgttaaatttgagatatatatatataatttttttttttaattattttaaaacagATATGTCCAAGGACAAgcagacccgatccgccccttctcccaccccctcggatctatccctgcatagcaacgaggagtgggagctgaCCCAGGAgggggatacgaccgaccaggcatgtagtgaccagccgcggtcgtcaagggcccatgagaagacTAAGAAAAAGCCTAGTGgaaaggtactgacaacacctgcagacacaaatagcatccaaCTTTACCCactctagtttgcgcactgccatgcacacctacaggtatatgtgcgcaatgccagggatactgacactcacaggtacataccgatcttattaaatgcatgttatttttctttttttttcaatccctaaaggcaagaagccagccagaggagcagtcggaggaggaagcctctggtgaagatgcaggaccgaaaaagccgcgtggacccagatacactgaggcggaaaactgtaccctagtggatggcgtcgacaggtcctacgacattctgtatggaccaagggcacagaccacagcagctaggacAAAGAGAAGCATCTGGGATTCCATCGCgagccaagtcactgcagtatctggaaaccgccggagcaccagaaactgcatgaagcagtACAGTGATTGCtgcagacagaccaaaaagaagatggggattcagcgccgacatgagacagctacgggaggtggcccggctctcaatctgaagtggctaccctgggagaatgttattagaaggcgcatgaaccctgccatggtcgaaggagttcgcggaggtgtggactccagccgtcctgctggctttccccaggaggaagaaccgcccagaagacggaagaaggcgggagataagccgtccaaaaggaggcctgatggtaagaatacattcacatgagctgtacttccctttaaaatttttgtatgtgctaatgtgtttttttttgtttttcagacaggcctgcccagaggacatcacctgcgcgcaggacatcgccagcgcacggaccatcacctgtgcagcaggcatcggcagcagcgcgcggaccatcacctgcgccgcaagcatcaggagcgcgcatatcgtcacctgtgcgccacagttcgtcttcgcgcagtttgtcacctgtgcaccagacgacgtcagcgcgcagactatcacctgtgcgccagacatcagcgcacagaacttcacctgtgcgccagacaccgtcggcgaccacaccacaagatgggcgccaaactacagctcctgcgcgcaggccatcaccagatcgtcgtctctccaggagctctgggactgtgactgaagagcctcaagacacaacccttgtggacccatcacccgatctgtttgagtctacagggttaacagacgagacttttcttgggtttgaggacggccgtgcagacgtatccagccagacccttgaaaagtcttccgaaacgaggacaagtgaagctcctggagcagcggcatcacaggatggagaaggtttgtatttattttgtgtgtgtgggggggggggggggtcagcagttgtgtatagtttattaactttcattaaaaaaaatattttgcaaacagtggtgccacggaccagcagcggactagcgtcggggattggttcatacttcaggccggatctcctcctacaggattcgtcagaggatgacgaggtggaagtgcaggaggctgcagttgctacatccctgtgtgagtaaattgaattgtgagccttcaaacaaatgtgtgatgaatgtgtataatattttctaattttcttttcagctgcccaaatgcaagtggtggcagacgtccaggaagggcagaatccctcaactgttcagagggttcacacacTGGCATCGGAGATTACTACCcgccaggatacatacacaaatgtcgtgggaggcagactggacaacattgagaggacaatggagaaaatgtcaaacagtctgcttgaaatgcagaagactctttccgacagcacggccacaatactacaggtcagaatgcaagatcatagggagactatggacgtccttcacattctggccgaatccatgGGCCGGCTCGTGGAGAACACAACATGTCTGGCACACAGCAAtaccaacatgtcggagagccatcgacaatcctcatccagccaacagctcatcgcaaccacactgcagatgatctatgacaagctcccagaaccagctcatcaacacgctggtgatccaccatttccgccgtcacaagccacaaggacgcctcgtacccttccgcaagtaccatcccagtacagacagtcacagatgtaccagggatatacagggatgtaccccacccaccagatgcctccaccaccggccgccacatctacagccgcatgggcacagaggcccagtcaacGTACTACCATGCCTCCTAGGACATCGACACCccacactcaggaggaacaccaggatctggacagacttccaccataagcccggtcgtattgttttatttacttcatatatgtttttcatgtatccctttcttcccctcccattagtttttttttttttcttactattgttttttctttgttgggcttccccacccgtgaccgggtactaccaaggagctttgtgtaggcatacatgcgcgggcatgtatgcgggcgcgtgtggtaacggatgaaagctccttgtggctacatgtatgatgggccaaagagcaattctgataccactcttttacccaaaaaatcctttttgtaatggtgtacaataggctttcactgttgtgtgaatttactattcactagtgtgtgtttttggcttattcataggattgggtggaaaattgaagtggacggcataagttcgtgttgtgcgtaccaaggtgagtagagcaatgtttcaatgtatatattctagaaactttggaccgcctgcctttgtggaaccacacagcccagcaatgggtcatgctgggctgtgtggttccacaaatgttagcgtgtcaaagtgctgaccactgacaccactatttcactttggaccgcctgcctttgtggaaccacacagcccagcaatgggtcatgctgggctgtgtggttccacaaatgttagcgtgtcaaagtgctgaccactgacaccactatttcactttggaccgcctgcctttgtggaaccacacagcacagcaatgggtcatgctgggctgtgtggttccacaaatgttagcgtgtcaaagtgctgaccactgacaccactatttcactttggaccgcctgcctttgtggaaccacacagcccagcaatgggtcaagctgggctgtgtggttccacaaattttcttggaaaagaaatgaacatgaatttagtgtctttactttaatatatatttttttttcttttccccacagatatctatatacacaagaaaagaatgtaaagaagaacaaactacttttttgttttaattaactttcaaactttatttaaaaaaaccctttttttctttaataaatttttaaaaatagaagtttcctgtggtttttattaaaatttgaaaTGCAGTTGGATTGTAcataagtaggtcgcccatggaacatcaggggaaatgtcgtgtctcttcttcacatccacgccacttgggaaggatacaccgccagacctgtggaagagagcagtatgagcttccagatatgggtaatagtgtcaccctgggactgaagAAAAGaggtacagtgggcccaaatgcaaccctccggcacttgcgtcactacacatccaaacattccctgacaagcattggtgtatcagggaatgtttggatgtgcaatcttgcaaatgccggagggctgcactttggacatgctggggtgatttgggacaagggagttttggacaatacatctcacctgagtgggttgtctgctacatggcggagggtcaggtccacatcacaagtaggtcgcccatggtagagttggataaaagggtcaAATGTTTGCGGTAACCCAACAACAGGATAAAACAGGGAGGAACGAACTGTACAAACATGGCCTGGGGATGtacatcaacaggatgtaaaactctgaaatacataaataaagagttttttttaaaatattacaatgtcagtttacacgataatacaaatgttataagtatactcacaggcaactgaAAAAAAtttttggatcaatgtccgccgggaatcatctccttcgtccatacccaccggtagagcagaagaccggttcccgcgtcggaaagcactgcgacgaagagtcaccggcaaacggtttgcgacacatatgttgtgtaaaatacaacatgcatttaccatgccgcaaaccttcgccggtgagtacaaaagagcaccgccggaagtgtctaaacatcgaaaccggcttttaagtacaccgaaggcacgctcaattatttacctcgatgcaatgtgtgtctcttggtaacgtttttctgctctaccaacaggattagacaatggggtcaagagccacggtttgtttggataacccgcatcgcctatagaaaaaaaaaaaaaaatgttaggtacttgtaaaaaaaaaaaaaaattaataaaataataataaaaaaaaatacatacctaacagccagccaccaggcatgtttcctgtttcgaacttgtcaaacagcgatgactggcttaggatgaaggagtcgtgagatgatccaggaaatcccacaaaaatgttcaaaaatctcatgtttacatcacagaccgcctgtacattcagggaatggaaatgttttcggttccgaaaacattcctccgaattccgtggcggtctgatctgcacgtgggtacagtcaatcgcgcccagcacattgggaaatttgtatttgttgaaaaagcctaatttgatctcacgacattcgctgtccgtctctggaaatgtgatgtactggatcgtcaatttgcggaaagccctaatgacctgggttatacagcgcgacagtgtcgactgtgaaaaaccgcatgtttgagacagtgtaggctggaatgtgcctgacgccaaaaaatgtaacgtcgccagcagtttctggaaaccgctgactgcacgatttgtccgtgcccgaggttccaggtcggcctccaacagagtgtacagcgaatatatgtcgcgagtcgataagcgataattttgtatcacctcgaactcgcagagatcctccagttcacgcctagtgcgatactggcgtggacgtggaaatgaaacccgcaatactggctcacccaatgcagacattccctgaactggatcctgatgttcagcagcactttcttcctccatgcttgcagccagcatgaacatcacaatctggtcagagaaAGGCTCCaccattgtagtcagtacaaaaataggaatgtattttaaaacgcaggaattttcctaaaaaaaacgattccacaagagagctgactgatgGCTCTttctccctgtagtctcaaaccagagagtgaggagataggaggggctttgcagaagtgtatcctgggtaaaactgtggaatcatgggtaaatttccctcaccacagagtgaagaaaaaaaaatctttttaaaaatcaattaaataatacttgtgaagcaaataaagacaaaccaagtagataatcctttcaaatataaatagatatgctattagcaatcctcaaatattaaaaaaaatcatgtactaaaaattttttattagatcccgccaggcaactgaggcggactgaaattgtcgaatttgctgtcgaaaagcactgttgtcgaatttccaaacttgaattgaatatgcttttgtcgaattgcagcatttgtaccattgcagaaaagtcgaatttgataaaagtcgaatttccaaaagtcgaattttgaatgtccggTTTTTGTTGaataagtactgtattgcattgtcgatttttttttttttggcgaaaaagtcccggaaTTCGACAATttctggaattcgaccgcaattgcatatacccctctatgTACTTcttacgctgttagcgtaaagagtcccgtactgcgtatggactttgcgtacaaatgccgagctgacggtacaaagtacacacagcacgtacacacccaataaatacactttaaaccttatgcagcaatgcagtgcgatgctattacactttaaaccttagcagggaaaaaaagacacgacaccagtctgtagttaaaccactaggttccgacaccacagcgtattattgctgaaagggggttacaatataaacaatacaattcaacagaataatggctacatacaatggtacatacgtgattggattcgccacgctacccggtccggtcctcggtcatctaatagataactttgtgagtcttgtgtctgaccaggcctgctgcaggctctctttatacaattcatccaaaacataacacaatggatactgtaatctctttgtccattggacacagggatggtcatttacagtacaggagaggtcataggtcggtttgaataggtaggcgatgtctgttccaactgctcttgtaggtggtctcctctggattcccgccgcatacataatgtacagtaaatacagtttttatctatattctgctcctgcacataactatccgcaggaacatgcgatcttcctcaaaccaacaccggaatgttacccttaaaataccctacagctggataccaaacaccaccttataaccttgttctgtcccctcctatcctgtaaaggtgaatccctttgttctgttaccatttaaactgctgttactttctgatgtggtgcagggagactatgtgtacattgtgcactatttggattaaatatgtaatgtgttttgacagctttccatgcgttcacaaactctaccgtaaatactcataccacgcgctaatgcgcaggaccgcgggatcgaccatacgcaaattgcggatatgcgcacgcacggcagaacaagtacacgcgcggaggccatctgtgtgtagtttgtacgtaatgtatgtactgcaatatttttcgactttgacaataaagGACAGTCACCCAGCCACATACAGCAGAGCACATCATTAACCACTAATATCAGAAATAAACAAATGCAGCAAATTAAATATTTATTTCTGAAAAATATTTGTATAATAATATG from Pseudophryne corroboree isolate aPseCor3 chromosome 5, aPseCor3.hap2, whole genome shotgun sequence encodes the following:
- the LOC134929340 gene encoding uncharacterized protein LOC134929340, translated to MQVVADVQEGQNPSTVQRVHTLASEITTRQDTYTNVVGGRLDNIERTMEKMSNSLLEMQKTLSDSTATILQVRMQDHRETMDVLHILAESMGRLVENTTCLAHSNTNMSESHRQSSSSQQLIATTLQMIYDKLPEPAHQHAGDPPFPPSQATRTPRTLPQVPSQYRQSQMYQGYTGMYPTHQMPPPPAATSTAAWAQRPSQRTTMPPRTSTPHTQEEHQDLDRLPP